A single genomic interval of Bacillus smithii harbors:
- a CDS encoding DRTGG domain-containing protein: protein MATKHEQILEYIEGLPIGEKISVRQIAKALNVSEGTAYRAIKDAETKGFVSAIERVGTIRIEKKKKENIEKLTYAEVVNIIDGQVLGGRAGLYKTLNKFVIGAMKLDAMMRYTGAGNLLIVGNRTQAHELALRAGAGVLITGGFDTEDHVKKLADELELPIISTSYDTFTVATMINRAIYDQLIKKEIILVGDTLTPVEKTAYLTLSDTVGDYHEKNKKTGHGRFPVVDQQLKVVGIVTTKDIMGYESDVSIEKVMTKKPLTVSQRTSVASAAHMMIWEGIEVLPVVDDQNKLQGIISRQDVLKALQMNSRQPQVGETIDDLITKQFDISTSNQEQSNVYKFEVTPQMTNQLGTISYGVFTTLVTEAANRALKAQKKGDHVVENMTIYYFKPVQLESMIEIHPKVLEAGRKFGKIDIEVFNENKLVGKALLMVQMIDR, encoded by the coding sequence TTGGCGACCAAACATGAGCAGATTTTAGAGTATATAGAAGGACTTCCTATAGGTGAAAAGATTTCTGTAAGACAAATTGCCAAAGCGTTAAATGTAAGCGAAGGAACGGCTTATCGGGCTATTAAAGATGCGGAAACGAAAGGATTCGTCAGCGCCATTGAAAGGGTAGGAACCATTCGCATCGAGAAAAAGAAGAAAGAAAATATCGAGAAACTTACCTATGCGGAAGTAGTCAATATTATTGACGGTCAAGTGCTGGGCGGTCGTGCCGGGTTGTATAAAACGTTGAACAAATTTGTAATCGGAGCGATGAAGCTGGATGCCATGATGCGGTATACGGGAGCGGGCAATCTGTTGATTGTCGGCAATCGCACCCAAGCTCATGAATTGGCGCTGCGGGCGGGGGCAGGCGTACTGATTACCGGAGGATTTGACACAGAAGACCATGTGAAAAAATTAGCTGATGAATTAGAACTGCCGATTATATCGACCAGTTACGATACATTTACGGTGGCTACCATGATCAACCGTGCTATTTACGACCAGCTGATCAAAAAGGAAATTATTTTAGTTGGAGATACTTTGACTCCCGTTGAAAAAACAGCGTACTTAACGTTATCCGACACCGTTGGCGACTATCATGAAAAGAATAAGAAAACAGGCCACGGACGGTTTCCTGTTGTGGATCAACAATTGAAAGTGGTAGGCATTGTCACAACGAAAGATATTATGGGATATGAATCGGATGTATCGATTGAAAAAGTCATGACGAAAAAGCCTTTGACCGTAAGCCAACGGACGAGTGTCGCTTCGGCTGCCCATATGATGATTTGGGAGGGAATCGAAGTATTGCCGGTCGTCGATGATCAGAATAAGCTGCAAGGGATTATCAGCAGACAAGATGTATTGAAGGCCCTGCAGATGAATTCGCGCCAACCTCAAGTAGGGGAAACGATTGATGATCTGATTACGAAGCAATTCGATATTTCCACTTCCAATCAAGAACAGTCGAACGTGTATAAATTTGAGGTCACCCCCCAAATGACAAACCAGCTGGGTACTATCTCCTATGGAGTTTTTACAACATTAGTGACGGAAGCAGCCAATCGGGCATTAAAAGCGCAAAAAAAAGGCGATCACGTTGTGGAAAATATGACGATTTATTACTTTAAGCCTGTCCAATTAGAAAGCATGATCGAAATCCATCCGAAAGTATTAGAGGCTGGAAGAAAATTTGGGAAAATTGATATTGAAGTATTCAATGAGAACAAACTGGTCGGAAAAGCTCTGTTGATGGTTCAAATGATCGATAGATGA
- a CDS encoding metal-dependent hydrolase — MKISYHGHSIVKIETNGKTILIDPFITGNELTDLKADEVKADAIILTHGHSDHVGDTVEIAKRNHSQVIAINELAVYLGKQGLNTHGMSIGGAYEFDFGKVKFTQAFHGTGFETKDGQILYMGMPAGVLVMAEGKTIFHAGDTGLFSDLKLIGERHPIDIAFLPIGDNFTMGPEDAAIAAKFLGAKTVVPIHYNTFPVIKQDPARFIELLEDQNGKILEPGDSIEL; from the coding sequence ATGAAAATTTCTTACCACGGCCACTCTATCGTTAAAATTGAAACAAATGGAAAGACGATTCTGATTGATCCATTTATCACCGGAAACGAATTAACGGACTTGAAGGCTGACGAGGTAAAAGCGGATGCGATTATTTTAACGCATGGTCATTCGGATCATGTAGGAGATACGGTTGAGATTGCCAAAAGAAATCATTCCCAAGTGATCGCCATTAATGAACTGGCTGTTTATTTAGGAAAGCAAGGACTGAACACTCATGGCATGAGCATTGGGGGAGCTTATGAATTTGATTTTGGAAAAGTCAAATTCACACAAGCGTTTCACGGAACCGGGTTTGAAACAAAAGATGGACAGATCCTTTATATGGGGATGCCGGCAGGCGTACTGGTCATGGCTGAAGGAAAAACGATTTTCCATGCGGGAGACACCGGGTTATTTTCTGATTTGAAACTGATCGGCGAAAGACATCCGATCGATATTGCGTTTTTGCCCATTGGAGATAACTTTACGATGGGACCGGAAGATGCGGCGATTGCAGCTAAATTTTTGGGAGCTAAGACAGTCGTACCGATTCATTACAACACGTTCCCGGTTATTAAACAAGATCCCGCTCGCTTTATTGAATTGCTGGAAGATCAAAACGGCAAAATTCTGGAGCCGGGTGACAGCATCGAGCTGTAA